A single genomic interval of Bacillus solimangrovi harbors:
- a CDS encoding FecCD family ABC transporter permease, whose amino-acid sequence MNKRVFQIVLFIAGLILLLIGLVLSVSVGAVDINFSTVIGAILSFDQSKEHMIISTIRLPRAIIGAIIGMNLAVAGALMQALTRNPMASPQIFGVNAGASLVVVSATVLLPNISPSTLVYFAFIGAAIGGLVVYTMASSGGSIAPVKLALAGMAVHLFFSSITEALIIFNETTTEAILFWLAGAIDGSTWNDIGIIMPWSLVGLLISILLSRSISVFSLGEDVAKGLGQKIEIIRIVSGITVIVLAGSSVAIAGPIGFVGLIIPHITRAIVGIDYRVVIPFSALFGALLLVYADVASRFIAFPFESPVGIVTALIGAPFFLYLARKGGKLS is encoded by the coding sequence ATGAATAAAAGAGTGTTTCAGATAGTTCTTTTTATAGCTGGTTTAATATTGCTTCTTATAGGATTAGTGTTAAGCGTGTCAGTAGGGGCAGTTGATATAAATTTTAGCACAGTTATTGGAGCAATCTTATCTTTTGACCAATCAAAGGAACATATGATTATTAGTACAATTCGATTACCAAGGGCAATCATTGGAGCGATAATTGGGATGAATTTGGCGGTTGCTGGAGCATTAATGCAGGCATTAACACGTAATCCAATGGCCTCACCACAAATTTTTGGTGTGAATGCAGGTGCATCCTTAGTTGTTGTATCTGCGACTGTATTATTACCGAATATATCCCCATCAACATTAGTTTACTTTGCTTTTATTGGTGCGGCTATTGGAGGATTAGTCGTATATACGATGGCATCATCAGGTGGTAGTATAGCGCCTGTAAAGCTTGCATTAGCGGGGATGGCAGTACATCTCTTTTTTTCATCTATTACAGAGGCATTAATTATTTTTAATGAGACTACAACTGAAGCTATTCTATTTTGGTTAGCAGGCGCAATTGATGGAAGTACATGGAATGATATAGGAATTATTATGCCGTGGTCATTAGTTGGCCTTTTAATATCAATATTGTTATCTCGTTCAATTTCTGTTTTTAGCCTCGGTGAAGATGTGGCAAAGGGACTTGGACAGAAAATCGAAATCATTCGAATAGTGTCAGGTATTACGGTTATTGTACTAGCTGGCTCATCTGTTGCGATAGCGGGGCCAATTGGTTTTGTTGGGTTAATCATACCACATATAACTCGAGCGATTGTTGGGATCGATTATCGAGTTGTTATTCCTTTCTCTGCATTGTTTGGCGCATTGTTGCTAGTATATGCTGATGTCGCTTCAAGATTTATTGCCTTTCCGTTTGAATCACCAGTAGGAATCGTCACTGCATTAATAGGAGCACCTTTCTTCTTATACTTAGCACGAAAAGGTGGGAAGCTGTCATGA
- a CDS encoding FecCD family ABC transporter permease produces MRHVITLKRTPKMWIWLLSILVTLFSIISIGVGAIYISPIKVIAALTGMGAEEHLFIISNYRLPRIAVALLVGSGLAISGTILQGTIRNPLASPDVIGITKGAGLAAVIVIILFPSSPTIVLPIAAFIGAALVAVALYLFSYKRGIRPATLALVGIALGAVCNAGIQYLMIKFPLDANAALVWLTGSLWGRGWDEVAGILPLVLILIPVTFIFAIKLDILNLGDDVAEGLGEHVNRSRVLMLILAVALAGVCVAIVGSIGFVGLIAPHIARQLVGAKHSYLLPISALIGILLVLLADGLGRGLIPPIEIPAGIFTAVIGAPYFLYLLRRESKVK; encoded by the coding sequence ATGAGGCATGTGATTACACTGAAACGTACTCCAAAAATGTGGATATGGTTATTATCTATATTAGTTACTCTCTTTTCAATTATAAGTATCGGTGTAGGGGCTATTTATATATCACCTATTAAAGTCATTGCTGCATTAACTGGGATGGGCGCAGAGGAGCACTTATTTATTATTTCTAATTATCGTCTCCCACGCATTGCTGTAGCATTACTCGTTGGGTCAGGTCTAGCAATTTCAGGAACAATTCTACAAGGAACGATTCGTAACCCACTTGCATCTCCAGATGTTATAGGTATTACGAAAGGAGCTGGTTTGGCTGCGGTAATTGTTATTATCTTGTTTCCAAGCTCTCCAACGATCGTATTACCTATTGCAGCTTTTATTGGGGCAGCACTTGTTGCAGTTGCTTTATATTTATTCTCATATAAAAGAGGAATAAGACCCGCTACTCTCGCTCTTGTAGGAATTGCCCTTGGTGCAGTTTGTAATGCAGGTATTCAATATTTAATGATTAAGTTTCCTCTTGATGCAAATGCTGCATTAGTTTGGTTAACAGGTAGCTTATGGGGGAGAGGTTGGGATGAAGTAGCAGGAATTTTGCCCTTGGTGCTTATTTTAATACCCGTAACGTTCATATTCGCAATTAAGCTTGATATTTTGAACTTAGGTGATGATGTTGCAGAAGGTTTGGGTGAACATGTTAATCGCTCTCGGGTGCTTATGCTTATCTTAGCTGTTGCACTTGCTGGTGTATGTGTCGCAATCGTTGGTTCAATTGGGTTTGTTGGCTTGATTGCACCTCATATTGCACGTCAACTAGTTGGTGCTAAGCATAGTTACCTTCTTCCAATCTCAGCATTAATCGGTATATTGCTTGTATTGCTAGCTGATGGTCTAGGAAGAGGATTAATTCCGCCTATTGAAATACCAGCTGGAATATTTACTGCTGTAATAGGGGCACCTTATTTTCTATATTTATTAAGACGTGAAAGTAAAGTGAAATAA
- a CDS encoding ABC transporter ATP-binding protein: MVKLSAEHLSLGYDLVSVVDDLTLTIPEGKITILIGGNGCGKSTILRALARLLKPKVGTVYLDGKEIERIHTKEVAKKLAILPQGPQAPDGLTVKELCYYGRHPHKGLLSKETKQDHEIVEWALDATRMHEFAERPLDALSGGQRQRAWIAMALCQGTDLLLLDEPTTYLDLAHQIEVLELLKELNSLHGRTIVMVLHDLNQAARYADYLISISSGQIYKEGLPEDVFTEEMIHNVFGLESCIIQDPVAGSPMCVPIGISKRKNSHKTISVS; encoded by the coding sequence ATGGTTAAGTTATCTGCTGAGCATTTGTCGTTAGGGTATGATTTGGTATCTGTTGTAGATGACCTTACACTTACAATTCCAGAAGGCAAAATTACAATATTAATTGGAGGAAATGGTTGTGGGAAATCTACCATTCTTCGAGCACTTGCCCGGTTATTGAAACCTAAGGTTGGAACAGTTTATTTGGATGGTAAGGAAATTGAGAGAATTCATACTAAGGAAGTAGCTAAGAAGCTTGCAATTTTACCCCAAGGACCTCAAGCTCCAGATGGATTAACAGTTAAAGAGCTCTGTTATTATGGTCGACATCCTCATAAAGGACTTTTATCAAAAGAAACGAAACAAGATCACGAAATAGTGGAATGGGCACTTGATGCAACTCGTATGCATGAGTTTGCAGAACGACCACTAGACGCTCTATCAGGAGGACAGCGGCAACGAGCGTGGATCGCGATGGCGCTATGCCAGGGGACAGACTTGTTGTTGTTAGATGAACCGACTACATATCTAGATTTGGCTCATCAGATTGAAGTATTAGAGTTATTGAAGGAACTTAATAGTTTGCACGGTCGAACAATTGTGATGGTTCTGCACGATCTTAATCAAGCTGCGCGTTATGCCGATTATTTAATTAGTATCTCAAGTGGTCAAATTTATAAAGAAGGTTTACCGGAAGACGTTTTTACAGAAGAGATGATTCATAATGTATTTGGATTAGAAAGTTGTATTATTCAAGACCCTGTAGCAGGTTCACCGATGTGTGTACCTATTGGAATAAGTAAAAGGAAAAATTCACATAAGACTATATCTGTATCGTGA